One Acidobacteriota bacterium genomic window, GCCGGGGCAGACCTTCGCCGTCGACCGCTTCCGGCCGGACGACGCGCCCGGCCTGGTCAACCTCTACACCTCCGTCTACGGCCCGCACTACACCTGGGAGTGCTACTACGACCCGGCCTGGCTCGTCGGGGCCAACCGCAACGGCGACCTGTACTCGGTGGTGGCCCGCACACCCGCCGGGGACATCGTCGCCCACGGCGCGCTCTTCCGCAGTTCCCCGCACCACCCCAACCTCTACGAGGGCGGACAGTACGTGAGCCACAAGGCCTACCGCCACACCTTCGCCATCCACCGGATCAACCGCCACGTCACCGGGCCGCTGGCCCGGGAGGTGGGCGTCGACGGCGTCTTCGGGGAGGAGGTCTGCCACCAACTGGCCAGCCAGAAGGCCGCCGCCCTCGGGGGCGCGAAGGACTGCGCCATCCAGATCGACCTGATGCCGGCGGCCACCTACGAGCGGGAGAAGAGCCTGACCGGCCGGGCCTGCTGCTGCACCTCGTACATCTCCTACCGGGACCGGCCCCAGGCCACGTTCATCCCGCCGGTCTACCGGGAAGCGGTCGACGGGATCGCCGCGGACCTGGGCCTCGAGCGGGAGTGGCGCTCCGCCGACGCCGGGGCCCCGGGCGAGGCCGCCTCCGAACTGACCGTCCGGTTCTTCGACGACGCCGCGGTGGGGCGGTTCAACGTCGTCGCCGCCGGCGCGGACTTCGCGGCGGCCGTGGCGGGGCTGGAACAGGAGGGGGCGGGCCGGGGGACCCTGGTCTACCAGTTCTTCCTCAACGCCGGCCGGCCAGGGATCGGCCCGGCCGTGGACATTCTGAGAGCCCGCGGGTACTTTGTCGGCGGCTACGTCCCGCGGTGGTTCGACAGCGACGGCCTGCTGATGCAGAAAGTCCTGTCCGAGCCCGATTTCGCCGCCATCCAGCTGTACACCGACAAGGCCAGGCGCCTGCTGGACTTCATCCGCCGGGATTTCGACCGGGCCCGGCGGGAGGCGGGATGACGCGCAACCGGCGTTCCCCGTGACCCCCGGGCCCGCCCTCGCCGAAGCGGCCGCGGCGGTTTCGCCCCCGCCGGCGAAGGACTCCCTCTTCACCTTCGAGTTCGTCACCCTCACCCTGGCCATCTTCTTCGGCTTCTGCAACCTGGCCATCTTCTTCGGCTTCTACGTCTACCTCGGCCGGATCGGCATCCCGGCCGAGTGGCGGGGCCTGCTGGTGAGCCTCGAGCCCCTGGCCGCCTTCCTCGTCCGCCTGCCAGCGATCCCGCTGCTCAACGCGAACAACGCCTTCCGGACGATGCTGGTCTCCTTCGCCATGATCATCGCCGCGCTGTGGGGGTACAGTTTCGCCACGACCCTCCCCGCCCTCGTCGTCCTGCGCCTGTTCCACGGCGCGGCTTTCGTGCTGATGGTCTCCTCCGCCACCTTCATCGTCGTGGGCCTGATCCCCCCGGCCCGCAGCGGGCAGGGTTTCGCCGTCGTCAGCGTCGCCCTGCTGGTCCCCTACGCGGTGATGCCGCTCCTGACCGACGCCCTGGCCCGCTGGATCCCCAACGAGGCCCACGTCTACGCCGCCGTTTCGGTGCTGGCCGTCCCCTGTTTCTTCCTGGCGGCCGCCTCCCGCCGGCGTATCGCCCGGCGGTACGCCGCCACCGGCGCCCCGCCGCCGCCGCCGGCCCTGCGCCAGCTCCTGCGGAACCTGGGCCAGGCCCACTACCTCCTGATCCTCGGGATCAACCTGGCCCTGACCTTCTGCACCACCACGGTCTTTTACTTCATGAAGGACTTTTTCCTGCGGGCCGGGTACGGGGACGCGGGGATCTTCTTCACCCTCTCGACGGGGGCCGTCATCGCCACCCGGGTGACTTTCGCCCGGGCGCTGGACCGCTTCGACAAGCCCACGGTGCTGGGCCTGAGCCTGCCGCCCCTGGCGGGGTGCTTCCTCCTGTTCGCCTACCCCGGCGGCCTGATCTACATCGGCGCCCTGGCCCTGCTCTACGGGGCCGCCCTGGGGATCGCCCAGCCGCTGCTCAACGCGCTGATGTTCGCCGTGTCGCCGCCCCCGCTGCGGGGGGCCAACGCCAACCTGATGCAGCTGGTGATGGACGCCGGGTATTTCATCAGCCCGTCGGTCGGGGGCCTGCTCCTGGCGAGAGGGTGCTCCTTCTTCACCGTGTTCGCCACGTCCGCGGCGATGGCCCTGCTGGGGCTGGTCCTGCTGCTGCTGCTCGTCGCCGGCGGCCTGCGGGAGCGCATCGCCCGCGGGGTACGCGACGGGGACCAACGGGCATAACGGCGCTTCAGCGGCTGCGCTCTCTCCAGAAAGCGTTTGCAATACATTGCAACAAAATGGGTTATAATTGAAGCGTTCTGGTTGAAAGGACGGCATTCATGCCGCCCGGCGCTACCAACATGTTGCCGTTTCCGGTTGCCTGGCTAGGCCACTTTTCCGGGCAAAGTCCCGGAGAAAGCCCAGGATCTTTGGTAAAATGCCCCAGAAATCTGATGTTCCCCACGACCACGATTCATCGGTTCAGGCCCAAAACCCTTCTGCCTAAACCGCTAAAAGCCTTCTCTTGACCAGGGACTACCGGACGCTCCTTCTGGTTTTCTCCGCAGCTCTGCGTCTCTGCGCGATATTTCTTATCCGCATTATCGCACCATCCTGATCAACCGATCTCTATCGCGCAGAGACGCAAAGACGCAGAGACCAAGCTCAAATCGAAGCGCCGGGATGGCAAAACGGAAACCATTTAACAAAAAAGGATTGCCCCCATTCCGGGAAAGTGAGTGTCCCCTTCTTTGCCCTTCTTTCCTTCCGGGATTCTCCGTGCATACGGCTTCTTAGCGGGCTGGAGGGACGTTCGAGGAGACGGGGCCGCCGGGCGGGTTTTCCCTCCACCGGGAGTCCATCGCCTCCGCGCCCTCACCCCGTCAGGGGTGAAATGTTTGTAGTAAATGAGGTTATTATTCATTTCCCCCGCGCGCCGCCGGGGGTAAACCGTGCTCCGGAGCACCATCCCGGCCGGCGGCGCGCGGGGGAGGAGAATCTTTATAACTGCCTTTTCTACAAACATTTCACCCCTGACGGGGTGAAGACACGGCGGGGACGATCCCGGTGGGGCGAAGACGCAGAGGGCATGATCCTGACAGGGTGGGGACGCGACGTACACGACCCAGGCGCGGTGAAGACACGAAAGGCCACGATCCGCACGGGGTAAAAGGGTGGTGGGCACGATTCAGGTTCAGGACACCCGCCCGTGATTCAGGGCCCGGACACCCACCTGTTGCCGAGGTGGGCGTTCCGTGCTCATGAAGCTCTCGCAGAGGCTGGGGCGCGGAGAAGTTCCGGGAGATGCCTGGACCGATCCAGGCGCTTCAGCGGCTGCGTTTTTACCAACATGTTGTCGATTCCGGTTGCCTTCCGCGGCCACTTTTGCCGGGTGAGGTCCTGGGAAAAGCGTAGTCCCTTCAAAGTAAGATCTTTGGCAAAATGCGCAAGAAATCAGGAGCCGAACTTTCGAGCCGGTGGCCGGATGAGGGACGAGGGAGGGTCCTCGCTCAAGGACACGCTTTCTGATCGCGTCCCCTCCGTGCCTCTGCGCCTCCGTGAGAGCTCCGTCCGAAATTTCTCTCACCAAGGCACGAAGGCACGGAGAAGAGGCGCTTCCGATTACCGTGAAAAGGCCAACCGCCATCTCCGGTCTCCGGACTTCCGGCTCCGGACTTCTTTGTTCGTGTATTTCGTGGTTCCTTTTCCGGTTTATCCGGGTTCGGATTCAAGGGACCCAAAGAATTGAGGAAGAGCCCTTGGTGCGCCGGGAAAAAGGGCGGTCTATTGCATCCGTGTGCATCCGTGGTTGGGATTTGGGTTGCGGCCGGCGACTGCTCTGCGTTATAAACCGCGCAGGGAACGGAGAGCGTGAGGAAAGCATGAGGGGAAACGCACGACCGGACCACGCGGAAACGCCGGGACGCCCGGAAGGCGCCATCGGCCGGAACTGGCCGCGCGCGGACGCCCTGTCCAAGGCGTGCGGGGCGGAACGCTACGCCGCCGACCTCTACCCGGAAGGCCTGCTGTGGCTGGGGGTGAGGCGGGCCGATCACGCCCACGCCCGCATCCGGTCCATCGACCCGTCGCCGGCCCTGGCCCTGCCGGGCGTCGTGGCCGTCCTGACCCACCGGGACGTCCGGGGGACCAACCGGGTCGGCGTCCCCGAGTTCGACCAGCCGGTCCTGTGCGACGACCGGGTCCGCCACCGCGGCGACCCGGTCGCCCTGGTCCTGGCCGAGGACCAGGCCCTCCTCCCCGAGGCCGCGTCCCTCGTCCGGGTGGAGTACGAGGCCCTGTCGGCGGTGACGGACCCGGAAGACGCCCTGCGGCCCGGGGCGCCCCTCCTGCACGAGCGCCACAAGACCGGCAACGTGCTTCTGGGCGGATGCCTGCGCACGGGTGACGGCGCGGGCGCCCTGGCGGCGTGCGAGGTCGTGGCCGAGGGAGAATTTTACCTCCCCTGCCAGGAGCACGCCTACCTGGAAACCGAGTGCGGCGTGGCCTGGGTGGAGGAGGGGGGCGACCTGGTGATCGTGGCGTCCACCCAGACCCCGCACCGGGACCTGCTGGAAGTGGCCAATGCCTTGGGCGTGCCGCGGGAGAGGACCCGGGTGGTGGCGCCGTACCTCGGCGGGGGCTTCGGCGGCAAGGACGGCATCACCGTCCAGGGCCTGCTGGGGCTGGGCGCCCTTCACGCCGGCGGCCGGCCGGTCAAGCTGGTCAACAGCCGCGAGGAGAGCTTCCGCTCGTCCACCAAGCGGCACCCCGCCCGGATCCGCGCCGCCCTCGGCTGCCGGCGGGACGGCACCCTGCACGCCCTGCGCATGCGCCTGGTCCTGGACACCGGCGCCTACGCCTGCCTGGGCGGCGCCGTCCTGGAGCTGGCGATGGAGCACGCGGGGGGGGTCTACCGCATCCCCCACGCGGAGGTGGAGGGCCTGAGCGTTTACACCAACAACCCGCCGGCCGGGGCCTTCCGCGGTTTCGGCGTGCCCCAGGTCACCGCCGCCGTCGAGTCGCTGGTGGACGAGCTGGCGGCCCGGACCGGGCAGGACCCCGTGTCCTTCCGCCTGCGCAACGCCCTGCGGTCCGGGGAGCGCACGGCCGTGGGCGCCCTCTTGGCCGGCGCCGACGGAAACGTCGCCTGCCTGGAGGCGCTGCGAGACCACCCGCGGTGGGCCGGCCGCCGGGAATGGGTCGCCGCGGCCCCGCCGGGCAGGGCCCGGGGCGTCGGGGTGGCCGCCGCGCTGCACGGCATGGGCTACGGCCCGGAGGTTCCCGACCGGGCCGGCGCCCGGATCGAGCTGCTGCCGGACGGCCGCTTCGCCGTGCAGGCCGGGGTGTCCGACATGGGCCAGGGCAACGCCCCGACCTTTCTGCAGATCGCCGCGGAGGTCCTCGGCCAGCCGGCCGAGCGGCTGACCCTCGTCCTCCCCGACACCCGGCGGACGCTCCCCAGCGGGTCGTCCTCCGCCAGCCGGACCACCTTCACGTACGGCAACGCCCTGATCAAGGCCGCGGAGGAGTTGAAAACCCGCCTCCTGTCCCGGGCGGCCGCCCTCCTGAGCGACGAGGCGGGACAGGTCGTCGCCTTGGACGAACTGGAACTGCGGCCGGGGCGGGTCCGCCACCGCTCCGGGGGCGAGCTGGCCCTGGACCGGCTGGCCGCCGGCCTGCCGCCGGACCAGAGGCTGGGCACCGGGACTTACACCGCGCCGGTCTCCCCGGAGCGCGTCGGGGACGACCCGGCCCTGCGCCAGTGGGGCCTGCCCCACACCCTCTTCTCCTTCGCCGCGCACCTGGCCGCGGTCGAGGTGGACCGGCTGACCGGCGAGACCCGGGTCGACCACTACCTGGCCTGCACCGAGGCCGGCGGGGTGCTCAACCCCCAGCTGTTCGAGCAGCAGGTGCAGGGGGGCGTGGCCCAGGGGCTGGGCTACGCGCTCTACGAGGACTTCCGGTGCGAGGGCGGCCAGATCCGCACGCCCAACCTGACCACCTACATCCTGCCCACGGCCGAGGACGTGCCCGACGTGGCGTCGGTCGTCGTGCCGGGCCGCCAACCGGAGGGGCCCTTCGGGATGAAAGGGGTCGGCGAGGTCGTCATCGACCC contains:
- a CDS encoding MFS transporter: MTPGPALAEAAAAVSPPPAKDSLFTFEFVTLTLAIFFGFCNLAIFFGFYVYLGRIGIPAEWRGLLVSLEPLAAFLVRLPAIPLLNANNAFRTMLVSFAMIIAALWGYSFATTLPALVVLRLFHGAAFVLMVSSATFIVVGLIPPARSGQGFAVVSVALLVPYAVMPLLTDALARWIPNEAHVYAAVSVLAVPCFFLAAASRRRIARRYAATGAPPPPPALRQLLRNLGQAHYLLILGINLALTFCTTTVFYFMKDFFLRAGYGDAGIFFTLSTGAVIATRVTFARALDRFDKPTVLGLSLPPLAGCFLLFAYPGGLIYIGALALLYGAALGIAQPLLNALMFAVSPPPLRGANANLMQLVMDAGYFISPSVGGLLLARGCSFFTVFATSAAMALLGLVLLLLLVAGGLRERIARGVRDGDQRA
- a CDS encoding xanthine dehydrogenase family protein molybdopterin-binding subunit → MRGNARPDHAETPGRPEGAIGRNWPRADALSKACGAERYAADLYPEGLLWLGVRRADHAHARIRSIDPSPALALPGVVAVLTHRDVRGTNRVGVPEFDQPVLCDDRVRHRGDPVALVLAEDQALLPEAASLVRVEYEALSAVTDPEDALRPGAPLLHERHKTGNVLLGGCLRTGDGAGALAACEVVAEGEFYLPCQEHAYLETECGVAWVEEGGDLVIVASTQTPHRDLLEVANALGVPRERTRVVAPYLGGGFGGKDGITVQGLLGLGALHAGGRPVKLVNSREESFRSSTKRHPARIRAALGCRRDGTLHALRMRLVLDTGAYACLGGAVLELAMEHAGGVYRIPHAEVEGLSVYTNNPPAGAFRGFGVPQVTAAVESLVDELAARTGQDPVSFRLRNALRSGERTAVGALLAGADGNVACLEALRDHPRWAGRREWVAAAPPGRARGVGVAAALHGMGYGPEVPDRAGARIELLPDGRFAVQAGVSDMGQGNAPTFLQIAAEVLGQPAERLTLVLPDTRRTLPSGSSSASRTTFTYGNALIKAAEELKTRLLSRAAALLSDEAGQVVALDELELRPGRVRHRSGGELALDRLAAGLPPDQRLGTGTYTAPVSPERVGDDPALRQWGLPHTLFSFAAHLAAVEVDRLTGETRVDHYLACTEAGGVLNPQLFEQQVQGGVAQGLGYALYEDFRCEGGQIRTPNLTTYILPTAEDVPDVASVVVPGRQPEGPFGMKGVGEVVIDPVFAAVSNALADAVGTRLREGPFTAERVLAALPENRAATGAP